ACTCAAACCCTGTCCATAGAGATGGCAACAGATTGGATATTTTCGGGTATTCGATCTGACCGAACCCTAATAGAATGGATTTGAGTAGGATTCGGATTTTATGTACCGGGTACTCACTATccgaacccgtttatataaataattaatttaatataaaaaatatattttataataatatttataaatttttttatatatttatatttaaaaatttaaatttaaatatttttttagaaatattaaattttttaaatgaaaattattaatgaaaaatatcttttatataaattattaattaaaatatataagattaaacgggttcgaattttattcggataataataatcgggtttaaaacggattcggatagtttaaattaatttttaatcgaatTCGGAACGAGTTcgaatattactaatataaatcgaaTTCGAATTCGGGGAGTTTAATTTTCGCGGGTACCCGACCCATGTACATCCCTACCTGTCCATGACCCATGTTAGACGGATTCGATGAGTCTAAAACACCACAATGTTGCCGTGAATCCAGGGATGGATCTACATAGGGGCAAGGGCAAGGGACATGCCCCtgacttttttaaaattatttaagtatatttagataaattttttaaattttaaatagataaaaaattattattaaatttttaaaattttaaaaattttgttaatttgtccatatttaaaaattacattattaaaatatctttatattttataaaatcaaattctttatccttttataaaaaaaattaattaacctaCTTTAAACACTTATATTATTtacttcatataattttaactactgattatttattatatataaatttaaatatatatattatttaatcttactaaataagcgaataataattattttaagaaattatttaataatttaattttataaaatataaaaatcttttatttaagtgattttaatataaaaataaattaatgaattttttaaaataatttgaaaataattctcttataaattaaatcacaccccaaatactatttttatattaacaattatatattatcttttttttccaATCCAGAAAATTCACTTCTAATATAAGGTTTCAACTTCAAGTGTATTAATTCTTTTTTcaaactatttattttataaatgtttatttattatttaatttatttttatgtacttattttgttattataaaaggatagttatttttatttatttatatttatataattaaaattatatattaaatttttactttatgaaaataaattttaaattaaaaaaagagtaTTACAAGTAAtggttaaattatttaataagtttaatagATTATGAGTTAGATTATTTAAAaacaacttaaatataaataaaaacaaatataaacAGTATTTATATGGATAATAAGttaagttatttaaaaatttttatgttaataaattgatttaactcgtaatattttatttctgtgaatttttttttagtttttatttttaatatatacatgcataaaaatttgtttgaaatgaataaaattaaatattatactaacaaaataaaattgagtcctaatttaaatttttagatttgtTACTGCATAATAAACCTATTTTGGTgggtaataaaattataaatattaagaaagaaaaaaaagaaacaaagcatTGGATGCTGCTGTCTAATTAGGTTGGTGCTTTTCATTGGAAGTAGACCTAACAATTACATCACGGCCATGCAACATTGGATGCTTGGAGGCTGTCTTGAACAGTTTCAATAATTAACAGCTTTAGTCGCATGAAacgaaaaggggaaaaaattaatgtattaaTATATGCATTGTGATTAGTTGGTAATTGGTGCAGTTGAAACCATGAATAATTGCAGTAAAGTCATAACATTTGATCTGATTTAACTTGATGCTCACTCATCAGCTTTAATTAGctgataatttttcatttatcaTTGATTTTGGATGATAACGTTTCTAATATATTCTAAAAACTAGTTGGAGGAGAGTAGTGTCAGCTTATAATGAGCACGTTAAAATGTgaaattaaatttgttaatatctAACTCATAAAAAGAAATgtctaaatattttataagagTATATTATTCTTATCCCAATTCAATGTTACTgggaaataaataattaactttattttgtataaaaacattttgaatgtataatttaaaatatccaATTTAAagtattcaaaatattttttatttgacatTACATTTAACTTATATTTCTTTatactaatttaaatattaaaatgtcaAAATGTTTATTCATACGACACCacccattttatttttttgttttataaattattaactcATAAAAAACGTAATTTTTATGacatcaataaaaattaattttttataatttattatctcAATTATAAAATATCAATCAAAATATTAAACATTACTTTGGAAATCAATGTCAAATAgtcttaataataaatattttaattttatctcaattttttttaagatataCGTATCTTATTGACATAAACCCTCTacaaattagaaaataaatattaaattcctATTAAGTAAATGTAgatgattttaattaatttatagtcAGAGCTAACAGTGAATTCTTTATTGTGTAGATAgtattttttatgtgttttttatAGCAATGCTTTTGGTGGAGATAGTTAATTTGATTGGTTTTGCAAATGGATCTTCATCAATAGATATGCTATGAGTCTCCTTCACTATAATGCTCCATATTTTTTGATATCTATACTCCCTTTGCCTATAGTGCTTTAGTAGGTGACCAAATCTGCTATGAATATGTTAAGAGTGTCCTTTTATCATTGTTGCTGAAAATATGAGAGATCTTCAACATTTGTTGCTTGATCCTTCAAGTACAAAGACGACAACAAGTGTTTCTCTTCAGTTCTACCTTAGCCATGGCAAGGGATAgctttgcttcttttttttttgttcattttCTTCTACTTTAGTGACTTCATCTCTTTATTCCAACGACCTCTTAATCTTTTTGTAGTAACTGATTATTTTATGAGcaaatttagaaattttcttcttttataaaattttatttattgggtTTAGATTTATTGTCCACAAACATTGGATTATATATTTGTTTTGCTTGTAATTTTACTTATCTATGAAGTTATATACTTATTGTATTTGGACCTAAAACCTTGATCAACATATCCCTTTTaacttgaaaaagaaaaaaaactattGAATTCTCTTGCTGAGACTTAAGGAgtattacaaaattaaaataataggtATTTAGAATCCTTAAAAGGTAAGGAGGTGCAAGCTCGTCGGATATTTTTTGGTATTGAATccgataaaaatttaataggatATAATTGAGTAAttataattagatttaaaacgttttcaaatttgaaaaattaaataatattcataatgggtttgaattttatttataaattacccaattcatttatataaataattaatttaatataaaatatatattttataataatatttataagattttttttatatatttttatttaaaaatttaaatttaaatttttaaataaaactattaataaaaaatatttttatataaattattaattaaaatatataagattaaataaatttaaattttatttaaataataataatcgagTTTAATACGAATTATGatagtttatattaatttttaatgggatttagaataaaatttgttaatataaatagaatttagattcaaatattttaatttttactgaTATCTTATCCACTTAGGTTATAGTTAAataagcaaattaaatatttaaaaaatttttagggTAAGCTAcaatatatttattgatttagtttatattttttaaaattaaatattttaatttattatttttattatatttatttataatattttattttattaacaaaatagtcGAACAACTTAAACTTcatatttaacaaaataaaaatatattaaataaatattgtgTAATGCTATAACTAAATTATCTTATGTTATTTCATAAATTTACTTTTGAAGCATAATAttgatataaattattaaaaaaatatcagttTAAATCACAATATTTATTGTCTACATaactttaattttcatttacaatattaatattatgtaaTATATAGAACAAATATTATCAATATGTTAAAAATTCTAATTTGTTTCTAGAAAAAAAAAGTGTTCTTCACAATTTTAATGGGgttgaaaaacttattttattattttaaaatgttaaatataACTTTACTATTTTAGTAAATTagaataagtataaaaattttagagattaaaagGTAATTTTACTCAAAATATATTTGCTAATAAAACTTTCAAATTAAAGGGCTAGATGCCCAGCGGGAAACCAGACAACCCAAACATTTGAACTTCTCTCTTTCTTCGTGGTGAAATCTCATTGCCATTACCACAAATCCAAACTTTCTCTTCAGTTTTCCTGGTAACCAATCACACCATAAGCCCTACCTCTCTACTTCATCATTCTGCCATTCCTTTTCTACTCTTTCTAATTGAGTCCCAAATCCTAGGGTTATCAACTTACAATTGGAACCCTAATACACTCTGCCAAAACCAATTTGAAAATGACTACCAGAGAAACTCCTCCAAACAATATCCACACTGTCCAGGCAGAGAGAGACCTAGGAGCGAACTGGGAGGTAGATCTCGCTTCAAAGCTTGAAGATTACCTGTTGAAGATTTGCTCGGGTGAAATTACGGCCGCCGAAGACTATAACACTAACGCCTCTGTAAATTTTGCTGAAGGTCAGGTTCTTTGTGCTTTTATGGTAAtaaattctttccttttctgtttTCTTGTTAATGAATTGCTGTTTATTTTGGGGAATGTAGCTGCTTTGCTGCTTCAAGGTTCTGTTCAGGTGTATAGCAGGAAGGTGGAGTATTTATATAACCTGGTGTTGCATGCTTTGGAATTTATTTCTCAAAAGAGGTTTGGTTTCTGTATTTCctcttcaatttttattatttctttatgGTTAGGTTCTAATTGGACTAACAAAGcaaattttattgtaaaaagTTAATTTTCCATCTCTCTAAGTTACTGGATTTAGATTTTAGAGGACTTGTTCAATTAGTTAAAGTTCACATCTTTTTGCATTTAATTGTAGAATAATTGGTGAGAGTGCATATATGTAACTTTTAATTCTGTCATTGTGCTCATgacttttaattttcaaaaatttattatggCCTTTTATATCTGATATGAAAAGTTGACAATctgttatatatatatcttaGAATGCATTACGTCCCTGGACATCCACAAATTATTCTTATTTTGTCAACAATTTCATAAGGTTTACTTTGTGGATATAGCTGCCCTGATCATTTTATAAGTATCTTGAATTCGGTTTACTTTTACATCAGCTTGCTCATTTATTGCTAGCCACTATGCCAACTATGTAGTACTTTCTttgattttatgtattttcaatAGGCAGGAGCAATCAGAGGGCACATCAGTTCAGCCTGACCAAAGTGGTTCCCATGCAGTTTCTGATGAAGAAAATGATCAATTTTGGTGCTTAGATGATATCCCTGGTGTGTTTAAATACTGCACTCTATATAGTGATGCTATAATGCAAATATCAGCTAAAGTGTTCATTATATTGCAGTGGAAGCAAGGAATTCCTTAGATGATTCAACTAGTAAAGATGGTCCTTTCTATCACTTTGTGAAACCACCAGCAAACCTTGTTGTCCTTGAAGGTGATTGCTTGGATACCAGCGGTGATGCTGGAGAATTAGAATCATACCTGGTATGACTTATGTTTGCACCTTTTTCTATATTGATGAAGTTTCTATCTGCCTGATCTCAAAAACTTGTCTTTTTCTGCATTCTTGCAGTTAGCCACCAATGATCTCTATAGGGATTTTATTCTTCTAGACCCATGTGATTCTGTGGCAGTGGATGATTTTTTGATGGGAGATGAAACTGGAAAAGTACCAAATAGTATTTATAGGGGAAGCTCAACTCGCAAGAGCTTTCAGTCCCCCACAAGACGTTCAGGGGGAACTGCACGCATATCATCACTTGGAAAGAACCTGGATGAAAATCTCACAAAACCTCCTATGGCTTATTGCAGTGTTGGAGTGAATGACTGTAATGTGGAGGATGCTAACCTTGGATTTGATATGGAGGATGGATATTCAGAACCTGGGAACTTGGAGGATTCAGAAGATGATGACGACAATTATGATCCATGGAAACCCTTAAATCCCCATGAACCTGGGAACCTAAAAGTCAAACCTTTTAGAAAAGGTTTTTAAAGAACTTATCTCTCTTGTTTGTTTTGGTTACCTTATAATTTCTTTGTGCATCTAATAATCACTTGTCTTGGATTTTCTTAACAAACAGTAAAACCTTACAGAAGGAATGGTGTAAATTCTGCCAAGCAGACCTTGATGACTACTCTCTTTCCCCTTGCAAGGATGCATGGTACCATCAATCCTGAGCTCACAGAAATATGGAAAGCACGGCATAAAGGATATGAAAGCAACTCCCAGTCTCCTCCTTTATATGAAAAGGTACTGATTTCTTCAAGATTGTGTTATCTGAACCTAACCTGAAGTTTGTTTTGTGATTGTTGTATGATGCCTGATGTTACTACTGCAGCTAAGGCAATCCCTTAGTGACGGATATAATAGCTCTAATGTGACTTTTGATAATGCTGAGAATGCAAATGAAGGTATTGAACACGATGATGGAAATTCATATTTTGAGCAGCCTGATGATGAGATGCCAGAAAGTATGTATATGAATGAAGATTTACCTCAAAATAAAAAGGTTTGTAGGTTTGTCTCTTTGTTAAAGTTTACATCTGATAGTAGGTTGCTTATTGATTGATTTTCTGCAGTTTGATGATAGCTCTATTCAATTTGATGCCAATAAAGCTTTTGGACATGAAGAGCCGAGTTCTCAAACAAGCTTAGAAGATCTTTGTCGCTTTCACCTAGTAAGCATAAATTTGTTTGGTATTTTGTTAGAGTCTAGATATATTCTAATACATTTAAtcaaaaaaaattctcaaatgcAATCTAATCTAACACTTCAATTAACTTCACGATGTTCATTCACACTGCATTTGTTTTGCTTGGTTATTATGGGAGTGTGTGGAAGTTCAATGATAGTTTTATCATGTAGGATGCTCTCCTTGCTGATATAGCTGAAACTGAAAAACAGACTGAATTAGCTTCTCGAGTTTCATCCTGGAAACAGAAAATTGAGCACAATTTGGAAGAACAGGTAATTGGAGTTGATCAATTACAACTATACATCTTGTTTTCTTCTGCTCATTTTAAATTGCACAACTTTTTACTCCTTTTGATTGAAGGAAATTTCCTATCTCTGATAGGACGCACGCCTTCCATTTGATATTCATGCCTATGGTGAAAGAATTATTGACAAGTTATCTCTTGAAGTTAACAATGATAATGTAATGTCCTTCGTTGATATTGTAAAAGGACAAGAAAAACATGATGTGGCTCGAATGTTCTCTGCACTTCTTCAACTGGTAAGTCCTTTGCTACATTTTAGTCCTGCCTAgcgtgtttgttttttttttttttttttcttttcttttaaaaaaagagTGTTTGGTTAGCTTAAAGTAAAATGGGTTGTCTTAAGAGAGGCAATTTTATTCTGCAGTTTTGCTTGAAGTGTCTACTCTCGTTGCTTAAATTTTGCACTAATCTTCACCAGGGAATAGATCTTAACTTTGCTTTTGCTTAGAATTTAACAAAATTTCTTGTAAAATGTCATAATTTTTCCTATTACAATATGAAATTTGAGAACTATGTTTAAAGTGATTCAATTGATGAAATTTTTCATGGAGAAATAGGTAGGGATTTGCATTAACAGTACTATTCAACTAAATTTCTAATTTCAGGTGAATAATGGAGACGTTTATTTGGAAAAAAGTGGAGCAAATGGTGAGTCCATTTGTTACACAGCAGTGAATCCTTTTCATATTCGGCTACTCAATCAGGACAAGAGAAGAAAgcataatcaatttaaattaccAAAAAAGAGAGTTAAATCGCCAATGATACAAGGATACGAGAAGCGATCAAGAGATAAGTTTGGCCGACTAACATCCCCACTCGTCAATTCATCATCACAAGGTGAATCAACAATGCTGCCATCACAAAATAACTGCAAAACATCTGTTAAGCTTGGGAAGGTCAGCGGTGTAAGGCGCACTCCTGAGAGTAAGAGGAGACGGAGATCTCGAATTGTTGAACCAATAGACTTGCATTCTACACGGTGACACAGATGCTGTTAGCAAGTTTTCCTTTCATCCTCCATTGCTGGGGCAATTCAACTTCTATGCTGAAAGACTCGTAGAATGTAATATCAATCCACTTACCATCAACTCCCAAGATGTTTACGTTCTCAATTTAGAAAGCATTTCATTGGGCAATTATTAGCGTCTTTGTATTGGGCTTGTCTACATGAATCTGGAAGGGCTTTATATTATGAGCTATAGTTGCAGTCTTGTTGACTAACCGAAGACCTTCAGAGTAATGGCTTCATgagcttttttttctttttttttcttttgaacaaTGCAAAATAGGATTGCATTTAAAAGGCTATCAAAGAAAATTCAACTGGCAGACTTGCATTTACGTTGGGAGAGGAGAAACAACTTACTTCAGTGGAGGGGCGACATGCTTCGCTGAAAGGAAGCTTGCTTCGATGGAGGAGGGACTGCGATTGCTATGGGAGAGAGGGACACGTTTTGCCATAAAAGAGAGATTATAAGGAGTCGTTTAGGTTCAAGGATTTAAACTTTTAAGTTAGGATCGAGATGAGTTGGTTTGGATTGTGTTAGGttatttagttaattatataaagagctgtttaatctatttttagttttttaatgtaaataaatcgaactgaaaattaaactttttttttaaaaaaaataatcaaattaaattgatcaaaccgaaaaattaatttgattaaatcgatttgattctatttaatttttaatttaaattgagaaatactattttttgattaaaatagtataaatataaaaattttagagattaaaaaataactttttaaaaaatatatttgctaataaaatttttaaaggacGAGATGAATATGAAATTATTTCTTAAATAGCataaaaaaggaaaatccaTATATGAAATTAAATCTATAAATAAAGAAATCAGACATGAATATGTCAATGTTAAGTATCATTCACTCTATATAAGCCCTACAAGTGTCTTTAATAATGATCGCATTCCTGcacaaaattattttcttagaaGTCAATTGCTATGATCATTACTTATTAAGGAAATTTTTTGTGATTTCATGAGGACCCCAACCTCTATTTCCTACTACTTGAGcagtttttcttaatttttattagataaattatttgatttgatttaatgatTAAACACCTTagaatttgtaattttaaaacaatTCCCGATCAATAGGTTTTTATTTttgctaaaaattaaaaataaaatatttaaattttattaaatatatttattatcgaataaaaaattgaatcgatcAAAAATTTACAATTGAATAGGCTGAATTATAACTCAAGTTTGAATATATTATCTTGTGAATTATTGGCTTAGGTTTCTTTTTGGGGTCATAAAATGCACAGTTATAAGACAAAATTTGCAGCATTTTGTTCCGAAATGtgctgattttttaaatttcttttgctttgtgaattattttctatatgaTTGGTTTATTCTAATTGACGTTTTGAGACTTTTTATAGCAAGTGTTCAAATTGCAACCTCTAATTCTTATTAACTAAGCAATACCTTTTGATGGTGTCTAAAATATTCATTCCTTGTCTAGTTGGTAAATTGAATTTgtttaactttaaattaattaaaaattagattaaaatttatcaattaaaataaaaataaaaagagatatGCCCTCCTTTCACAATGCACTCTTCgctcatattaatttattattaattaattaataaataaataaattatcatttaaaaaataaacttaatttaTAATATCAAGAAAAAAAGCCTATATTTATGGGGAATTTTGTATAAGGTCCTAAAGATGTAATCTTACATCTCTCAAGGCTGCGCAGTAGGGCAATGCAAAAACGAGTTATAGAAAGAAGTATCcaaagaaataatttaaatatgtaatgcaatgatttcatttttaaaattcataaattctaactttttaatttaatattattttttaaagccGATTAATTAGCatattaataataagaaaaatattaggTTTTTGGTTATGATTTTTAAGTGTCCTATTTGTATAGGCGTGTGAGTGTGTTCTGTCAAGTGATTGAGTCCAGGCTAGCATCTTTGCGATGATTGAGGTGGGTCCCACACCCCCTCTCTGCCCTGTCAGCCCACATGCTGTCTCAACTCCCcctttcactctctctctctcttcccttCATTTTTTTATTCCTCTTACTCATAGTCTCATGGACTCACTGTACTACCTCTCCTTTCTCCTTACGTGTCCAAAAGGGTTTCCACCAACCATCTCCTTTCACTAAATTTCTATGCTCCTCTCTTCTACCCTATCATTCcccctaatttatttttttctcctctTGCAAATCAAGTCTTAACAAATGTAAGCTCACACTACTGCTAAAATTTAgctgctgcttcttcttctaTCGCTGATGGAGGGCCGTTTCGAGCTATCTGTCGGCGAATGACTTTAGTAATCATATTGGTTTAAACACGGTAATTACCAATTAGTGGCAATAAATATGATTACtagtattaatattatattacttACCTTGTTTTTTTGCATGGAGAAAtaagaaaagggaaaagaaatctGTCATTTCTTACTTaccaaatatataaatttaacaaGTGTGGTgtcatttatatataattaatgctTATTATTCACTAACTTACAGAACGTTTGCCCTCTCTCTATTTTGtggtgcttcttcttcttcctctccttcttcttttttctctgTTTTTTTTGGGGTGCAGTTCTTTTTCTATCTGCTGCTGTTTTAGCATTGGACCTGTTCTTTTTCTTCTGCAGGGGTTGTTTCAACATGCAGATGCCAGTAAGTACGTTTTATGTTTGTCTGTTTTAGTTCTTTTAATCTGGGCGTtggaccttttttttttcttcttctttttgtgttcttccTAAATCTGGAAGTTGTGTATTTTGATTGCTTCAATTCCATGATTATTCGTGATTGATTGAATCAATATTTCATGACCTTTCTGGGATTTTCATTCTTGCTACCAGTTTATATCACCAATGGCTATGATGCAGAATTCAGttcatttttactttttttacatACATAATATGCATATCTctctgtttttttgttttttgttttttaaatttattggaaGTGACTTGGGTATCATGTCAAATCGAATTCTTTCATTCCCCTTCTTGTTCTGGGTGACTCTGGAATTCTATCTCGAATAGTGGGTTTTATTTTTGTTGGTTTTCCTATGTTCCTGCACGTTTGAACAGCTTTTCTTTCCTTGGATTCTAGACCTTTTCAACTTTTCATAGATTGGTTTATTTACTGAATTATTTTCTTACTTTTGGAGTTACCAAACCATACTTCAGCTTTTCACATTTCAGCTGcctattttattctattaaattATGGTAGTTTCCCATCTCTGCTTTTAttatcttttccttttttccaaGAAAAGTTTTCTGCTTCCTGTTTGAAGTAATGGTGATCTATTATATTCATTGCTTTTATTTGGAAATACTATCTCCAATATTTAgtgtatttgatttttttttttatttttaaaatgcacTAATTGTTACCTCCATTTGGAATTATTCAACAACATGGGTGACATTTTGTGTGTGTATTCTCTTTGTTGGTCTTTCTTTAGCATTTTACTTAATGCATAGGATCTATAGCTTCTGTGAGTCCAGCAGAGGAGCATGACTAACTTGGACTTTCCATCTTGTCCTACTATGGAATTATCAATTTTTCCATTTTTGTTTCAAAGTTTTGTTTTTTTCCCCTTCTCCCTTTTAGTTGTTGTGTTATTTATTGCAATAC
The genomic region above belongs to Manihot esculenta cultivar AM560-2 chromosome 3, M.esculenta_v8, whole genome shotgun sequence and contains:
- the LOC110610646 gene encoding condensin-2 complex subunit H2 produces the protein MTTRETPPNNIHTVQAERDLGANWEVDLASKLEDYLLKICSGEITAAEDYNTNASVNFAEAALLLQGSVQVYSRKVEYLYNLVLHALEFISQKRQEQSEGTSVQPDQSGSHAVSDEENDQFWCLDDIPVEARNSLDDSTSKDGPFYHFVKPPANLVVLEGDCLDTSGDAGELESYLLATNDLYRDFILLDPCDSVAVDDFLMGDETGKVPNSIYRGSSTRKSFQSPTRRSGGTARISSLGKNLDENLTKPPMAYCSVGVNDCNVEDANLGFDMEDGYSEPGNLEDSEDDDDNYDPWKPLNPHEPGNLKVKPFRKVKPYRRNGVNSAKQTLMTTLFPLARMHGTINPELTEIWKARHKGYESNSQSPPLYEKLRQSLSDGYNSSNVTFDNAENANEGIEHDDGNSYFEQPDDEMPESMYMNEDLPQNKKFDDSSIQFDANKAFGHEEPSSQTSLEDLCRFHLDALLADIAETEKQTELASRVSSWKQKIEHNLEEQDARLPFDIHAYGERIIDKLSLEVNNDNVMSFVDIVKGQEKHDVARMFSALLQLVNNGDVYLEKSGANGESICYTAVNPFHIRLLNQDKRRKHNQFKLPKKRVKSPMIQGYEKRSRDKFGRLTSPLVNSSSQGESTMLPSQNNCKTSVKLGKVSGVRRTPESKRRRRSRIVEPIDLHSTR